The DNA segment AGCGCACAGAGCAAGAAGAGGTAGCGAAACGTCGTGCCGCGGAGGGTTCGGATTCCGTCGTGGGAGAAGTCGGGCTGGCTCATGCGGTCACCTCGTCGATCGTCGCTTCGAGTTTGTCCTCGTTCTCCGCCCGTTTCTCCTCGTTCAGCGGCACGTACCCGATCTCGGCGATCAGGTCACTCGTCGTTTGCTCCATGTAGTAGCGAACGAAGTTCCGAACCGTCGGGTCGGCCAGCGACTCCTTGGCCACGTAGATGTACAGGTCACGCGTGAGTGGGGTGTACTCGCCGGTCTGTGCGGTATCGAGCGACGGTTCGACGCAGCCGTCGCCGTCGTCGACGGCGACTGCCTTGACGGAGTCGGGGTTTTCGCTGTAGTACGAGAAGCCGAAGTAGCCCATCGCCGTCTCGGAGCCCTGGACCCCCTGGACGATCGTTCGATCCTGTTCAGTCGCGTAGTAATCGCCGCGATGGTTCGTCTCTTCACCGACGATCTCCTCTTTGAAGTAGTCGAACGTCCCCGAGGTGGTCGCAGCCCCGTAGAGTTCGAATTCTTCGTCGGGAAACGAGTCGTCGATGTCGCTCCAGCGATCGGCGCCGTCTGCACGCCAGATCTCCTGGAGCTGTTCGACGGTGAGACAATCGACGAAATCTGCGTCCGGATTGACCACGACAGTGAGCGCGTCGGTGGCAACTGGAAACTCGATCGGTGTGACGTCGTTGTTCCCGCACTGTCCCTCTTCGGCGTCGGCAATCTCCCTGCTGGCGTTGTTGATATCGGTTCGGCCCGCACAGAAGAAGTTCCCGAACCCGCCCCCGGTCCCGGTCTTACTGAGCGAGATGTTGGTCGTCGGGTTCTCCCGCGTGTACGCGGAGGCGATCGCTTCGGTCACGGGGAAGACGGTACTGCTCCCCGCGACGTTGATCTGATTGCCTTCCGCGGCGAGAATCCCACTACACCCCGCCAGTGCACCAGAAACGGAGACGCCAGCCGCGGCGAGAAGTTCTCGCCGGCCGACTCCGGCCGGCCCGGCCGCAGGTGAGTCTCTCGACATCACTGGGTAGGAACCACAGCGTAGGTAAGTAGACTTCTATGATGTCTATATAGGGGTATGTAGTGTCACAGTAGATGGGCGGTGGCTGGCCGTGGCGGACGACTGATATCGTTCGATGCGGAGTTCGGTCGTCTCAGTTCTCATACCGCACATTCTGCGTCGAGTAGCGTCCGTATACTCGGATTCTGATTCTCGAAAGGGCAGGCGGAATCGCCCGATTCGACTGTGACGGTGGTCGGTGAGACTGATCGTGGATGTTCAGACTGAGGCCGGTGTTCGATCCAGTATCGAAATCGATTCCGCGAGTACCGACTCGTTTCTTGGCTCTTTCACCCTCTCTGGGATGGAATACATAGATCGTAGTGCATTTATATTGGGGTGGGCCCATACTCACGTATGGAGACCCGCAAGGTGCAGGTGACCGGCGGTTCTACGTATACCGTCTCGTTACCCAAGGAGTGGGCGACGGCGAACGGGGTCGAGGCCGGAAGCACCGTCGAATTCTACCCGGAGGACGGTGCACTCCTGTTGACGCCGCGGCGCGAGAGTGGACACCAGGAGGGGACGATGGACGTCACGGACATCACCGACGAGCAGCTCACCCGCGCGGTCATGACGATGTACGTGAGCGG comes from the Halovivax cerinus genome and includes:
- a CDS encoding PstS family phosphate ABC transporter substrate-binding protein, with protein sequence MSRDSPAAGPAGVGRRELLAAAGVSVSGALAGCSGILAAEGNQINVAGSSTVFPVTEAIASAYTRENPTTNISLSKTGTGGGFGNFFCAGRTDINNASREIADAEEGQCGNNDVTPIEFPVATDALTVVVNPDADFVDCLTVEQLQEIWRADGADRWSDIDDSFPDEEFELYGAATTSGTFDYFKEEIVGEETNHRGDYYATEQDRTIVQGVQGSETAMGYFGFSYYSENPDSVKAVAVDDGDGCVEPSLDTAQTGEYTPLTRDLYIYVAKESLADPTVRNFVRYYMEQTTSDLIAEIGYVPLNEEKRAENEDKLEATIDEVTA